Genomic segment of Xanthomonas sp. DAR 35659:
GGCGCCCGGCCAGGCGCAACGGCCCTGCTCCGCCGATGTCCCCGCCGCCACCCCTGCCGCGCAGCCGCCGCTGAAGCGGATCGGCGCCGGCTTGCGCCTGGCCACGGAAACCCTGGCGCAGGAACTGGCGCGTCCAGGCAACGCGATGCCGCAGTGGAGCCGGTTGCAATGGCAACTGGCCGCGGCGGCGACGGCCGCGCACGGCATCGCGCCGTTGCTGAGCCGCTTGTCGGTGTGGCCGGACCGCGACTGGAGCGCGTTCCTGGCCGAGCAACGCGCGCATGTGGGCGATCGCTACCGGCGCATCGCCGGCTTGCTCGAGCGCATCGATGCGCTGGCGCAGGATGCCGGCGTGGCGATCGTGCCGCTGAAGGGCGCGGCCCTGCACGCGAACGGCCTGTACCTGGCCGGCGACCGGCCGATGGCCGACATCGATCTGCTGGTGCGCGCCGAAGACGCCGCGCGGGTCGGCGCGTTGCTGCAGCAACTGGGCTACGTCGCCGAGTTCGCGCAGTGGAAGCACCAGACCTTCCGCCCACTGCACGCGCAAGCGGTGGCCGGCCTCGGCGAGCATCGCGATACGCCGATCAACATCGAACTGCATGCGCGCATCCAGGAGCGGCTGCCGCTGGCCACGGTCGATATCAGCGAGCGGGTCTTCCCGCGCGACAGCCGGCCTGGGTTGAACGCGTATCCGTCCAACGGCGCGCTGATGAGCCATCTGCTGTTGCACGCGGCCGGCGGCCTTTGCAGCCGCAGCCTGCGGTTGATGCATCTGCACGATATCGCGCTGCTGGCCACGCGCATGAGCGGCAAGGACTGGCAGGTGCTGTGCGACGACGCCGACGGCGCCCCATGGTGGGCGCTGCCGCCGCTGCGGCTGGTGCTGCGCTACTACCGCAACGCGATTCCGACGGCGGTGCTGGCGCGGCTGCGCGCGCATTGCCCGCCGCTGCTGCGACTGGCCTCGCGGCGATTCGATCTGACCCGGGTCTCCTGTTCGCAGCTGTGGCTGCCGGCATTGCCAGGGATCGAATGGGCGCGCTCGTTCGGCGAGGTGGCGCGCTACCTGCGGCAGCGGCTGCGGCCCTCGGCGGAGAGCCGGCAGGAGCGCGCCGACATGATCCGCACACAACTGTGGTTGCAGGGCCAGGCGTGGGTCACGCTGCCGCAACGGCGGCGTCTGCTGCTGCGCCTGCTGCGGCCGGTGCCACGGATGGATGCGCTGTATGCGGTGCGCAGCGCCTTGCAGGGGTATGCGGTGGAACCACGTAACCTCCTGTAGGAGCGGCTTCAGCCGCGACGCTTTCTCGGCAAGACCCGGTCGCGGCTGAAGCCGCTCCTACAGGGAATGCGTGCGTTCGAACGCCGCCGGGCACAGCCGCCGATATAGCGCGTTGAAGCTGCGTGCGGTGTGGTCTGCATCCTCGCGCACGGCAATGCACTGCGCCGACCAGGCCAGGCGCAGGCGCAGGCCGTCGTCGGCCAGCACCTGGCGCAAGGCCTCGGCCAGGCCGGCCCAGTCGCCGGTCGGCACCGCCAGCGCCGCCGACGGCGCCCACTCCTGCAGGTGTCCGACCGCGGTGCCGACGGTCGGTACGCCGGCCACTGCCGCTTCCAGCAGCACCATCGGCCCGGCTTCGTGCAGTGACGACAGCACCAGCAGGTCGGCGGCTTCCACCAGCGGACGCAGGTCGCGCTGGGTCTTGAAGCCCAGGAAGCGGATCCGCTGCGACAACCCCAGGTGCGCGGCCAGGCGTTGCATCTCGCCATCGAGGGTATCCACGCCGACGATATCGAGATCGAACGCCACCCCGGCCCGCGCCAGCGCCGCCAAGGCGCGCAGCAAGGTCGGCTGGTCCTTGACCCGGTTGAGGCTGGCGACGTGCAGCAGCCGTGCCGGGCCGCCGGTGCGCGGGCGCGGTGCGCGCTGCGGCCAGGCGCGCAGGTCCACGCCCAGCGGAACGCGGTCGGCGGCGATGCCCAGCGCCTGCAGCGAGGCGACGATCGGGGCGCTGGCCGCGGTGACCGCATCGGCCAGTCGCAGCACCAGCGCCTCGCGCAGCCGCCCCTGCCACTTGCGCCGTCCGCCATAGCCGATCGCGTGCAATGCGACCAGTTCGCCGCCGGCGATGTGCACCGCGCTCGGCCGCCGCAACAGGCGTGCCGCGGCCACCGCGATCAGGCTGCAATGGCCGGAAAAGATCGACTGCACCAGGTCGAACGGCGCCCGCCGGTGCTCGGCGCGAATCGCGGCGACGGCGCGTCGCCGGGTACGGCCGTCGCCGATGTTGTGGATGTGCGCGCCGAGCAGCGCCCAACGCGCCGGTACCGGTTCCTGGTGCAGGACGAAGACGTGCACCTCGTGCATGCGCGCCAGGCGTTCGATCAGGGTCAGCAACACCGGGATCACCCGGTACTCGCCGCTGCGATCGACCCCGCCGGGCACCACCAGCGCCAGCTTCATGCGCCGCTCCGCGCAGGCTGCTCCAGCAACTGCGCATAGGCGCGCGCCCAACGCCGGCCAACCGCCGCGAACGACAGTTGCGCGTCGAAATGGGCGCGAACCCGGGCCGGCGCCGGCAGTTCGCTGGCGGCGTGCACCAGTGCCTCGGCGAGCAGGCCGGCGTCGCCGCACGGCCACAGTTCGCCGATGCGGCCGCAGTCGGTGAGCGCGCGGAACGCCGGGATGTCGGTGAGTACCGGCGGCGTGCCGCAGGCCAACGCCTCCAGCGCCGCATAGCCGCAGCTCTCGGACAGGCTGCCGGACACGAACAGGTCCGCCGCGCGCATCAGCGTCTGGATCTGCGCATGCGCGACCTTGCCCAGCAGGTGCACACGGCCGCGCAGGCGTGGATCGCGCTGTATCCGGTCCTCTACCGTCTCCCGCATCGGGGCGCTGCCGAACGCGCAGAACAACTGCAGTCCGGGCAGCCGTGCGGCGGCGCGGGCCACGCCGTCGAGCACGGTCAAGGGATCCTTGCCGGCGCTGAGGTGCCCGACCCACAGCACGCAGGGTGCGCCGTGCAGGCCGCTGTCGCGCCGCGCCTGCGCCTGGTCGCCCGGCATGAAGCGGCAACTGGATTCGGGAATCGCGAACAGGCGCGTGGACGGCGCGAACAGGCCGGCCTGCACGAAGCCGCGCGCCAGCTCCAGCGAGGTGAAGGCGATCCCCGCGGCGGCCGCGTACCACTGCCGCCACTGCCCGCGGCGCCACCAGCGCGGCGGACGATTGGCGTGGTCCTGCAGCAGGATCGGCAGCCGCGGCAACCGCCGCGCCATCGCGCAGGCCTCGCGCGCGAACTCCAGGCCGTGCACGTGCACCACGTCGGCGCCCAGCGCCCGCACCATGCCGGCAACATTTCCCACGCGGCGGTCTTCGTCGTCGCCTGCATCGGCGAAGTGGTACTCCACGCCGTTGCGCAGCAACTGCTCCGTGCCGTGCGCGGCCTGGATCACCGACACGCGGGTGCCGGCGCTGGCCACCGCCTCGGAGATGTCGCCCAGGGATGGCCAGTGCGCGAACACCTGCGCCGGCGCCAGTCCAGGCGGCGTGCGGACGAAATTGATCTGTGCGACGTGCATGCTGTCGTGGTCGTGCGGCGGGCCTAGATGCCCGACACCTGCGGGCGGCGCAGCTTCACCAGCCAGTTGGCCAGGTTCAGTTCCCACGGCCGGTCGTAGCGCCGGTAGCGGTAGCGCCACGCCGCCATCGCGCTCAGCCCGCGCTTGGCCCAGCGCGGCGAACGCAGGTCCTGCGCGGTGGGATAGCGGCAGCCGAGCACGGTGACGAAGTCGCGGATGCGCTGGCGCAGGGCGTCGTCCAGCCAGGGCGCGTCGGCGTGGCAGGCGTAGTCCACCCACTGCGGCTGGGTCCATTCCTCGGGCGTGCGCGGGAACACCACCGGTGCGCCGTGCAGGTCCAGCAGCGGCATCGCCGCGCGCTTGCCGCGGTCCTTCTCGTGGCGGCTGGTCTCCGGCAGCGGCGTGTACACGTAGACAATGATTTCCGACTGGGGATTGATGCGCTTGAGTTCGCGGATGAACTCGAAGGTCTGCTCGGTCTCGCGCACGCTGTCCTGCGGCGGCGCGACCATGAACGACAGTTCCGGGATCACCCCGTTGCGCCGGCACAGCTCGGCCACCTGCAGGGTCTGGTCCGGGCGCGTGCCCTTGCGGATTTCCTTCAGCATCGCCCCGCTCGGCGATTCGGCGCCGATGTAGGCCATGCGCAGGCGGCTCTTGCGCACCAGCGCCCAGGTGCTCTCGGACAGGTTGAGCAGCGCGTCGGCGCGCGCATAGCACCACCAGGGCATCTCCAGCTTGGCCATCACCTCCAGCAGCGGGATCATGTCCGCCTCGCGGTCGAAGAAGTTGTGGTCGAAGAACTGGATCGAGTCGGCGCCCAGTTCCTCCTTCAGGTAGCGCAGTTCGCGCTCCAGCCGCGCCGCGGTGGGCAGCGCGGTGGCGCCGCCGAACATCGCCGCCACGCCGCAGAAGGTGCAGCGGAAGCGGCAGCCCAGCGCGGCCTGGTGCGAGGCGGTGCGGCGGCCGAGGAAGCTGCGGCCCAGGTACTGGCGCGGGTCGCCGAGCTTGGCGTACGGCAGCGCCGGCGCCGTCTCGCCGCGGCTGAAGCCGCGGTTGCGGTTGTGCACCACCTCCCCGTCGCGCTTCCACGACAGGCCGTCGATCCGCGCCAGTTCCGGACCCTCGCCGCGCAGCGCCGCGACCAGTTCCGGCAAGGTGTCCTCGCCCTGCGCGCGGATCGCGTAGTCCACGTAGGGCGCGCTCAGCGCGGTGTCGGTGTACAGCGTGGGGAAGTAGCCGCCCCAGACGATCGGCATCGCCGGAAAGCGCTCGCGGATCGCCGTGGACAGCGCGATCGACGGCGCGATCTGCGGCCCGCCCATGACGCTGATGCCGACCGCGTCGTAGCGCTGTTCCTGCAAGGCCCGCAGCGCGGTGTCGATGAAATCGCGATCGACGTTGCCGTCGATGATGCGGCTGTCGCCCTGGCGGTCCAGGGCCGCGGCCAGGTTCAGCAGCGCCAGCGGGAAGCGCGCGTTGCCGCGCGAGGTGATGGTCGGGTTGACCAGCAGCGTGTTCGGGGTGGAAGGCATGGTGGCGGACCGCAGGGCGAGGCTCACGGCAGGCGCCGCAGCCGGAACACCAGCGCCACCGGCACCTGCAACGCGGCAGGGTCGAAGTGCGCGCCGGCGGGAATGTCGACGGGATCGAGCATCGGTTCGTGCACCGCTTCGATCGCCAGCCCCAGCGCGGCGCAGGCCGCATGCCAGTGGCTGTAGAGGTGCTGGGTGTGGCGCACCGCGTAGTGGCGGCCGTCGGCCTTGAAATCGCGGCGCCAGCCCAGTGCATGGCCGATCGGGTGCACGTCGCTGCACAGCAGGCTGCCGCCCGGGCGGGTGGCGCGGCGCAGTTCGGCCAGCGCCGGCAGCAACTGCGGCAGGTGGCCCAGCACCAGTGCGCAGATGCTCAGGTCGGCGTCGGCATCGGCCACCGGCAGGGCCTCCACGCTGCCCTGGCGCAAGCTGTAGCGCGCGTGGCCGCCGGCGGTCTCCAGTTCCTGCGCGGCACGCGCGAGCATCTGCGGCGACAGGTCCACGCCGGTGGCATGGCCCGCGCCGCGCGCCAGCGCCTGCAGCAGGTAGCGGCCGCTGCCGCAGCCGGCATCGAGCACGCGCTGACCGTGCAGCGCCGGCGGCAGCAAGGCCAGCATGGCGCGCTGCTCGGCCTGCATCACCGGATTGTGCGCATGCGCGGGATAGCTCGCCGCCCACAGCGCGTAGGCGTCGAACGGGTCTAGGGTCGGTACGGCGCTCATGCGTTGCACGCCTGCATGGCCTCGGACGTCGCGGCGCGCGGTGCGTGGCGGCGCGGTTCCAGGCCGGGTTCGAGCGCGAGCAGCGCCGGGTCGGCCAGGTCGGCGGCCAGCAGCTTCGGCACGCCGTCCAGCGTGACCGGCACCGCCGCCACCCCGGTGGCGGCGAACCAGTCGACGAAATCCGGATCGGCGATGCGCGGGCGGCCATCTCGCACGACGGCGCGCAGTTCGCTGCGGCGCAGCCCGACCAGGCTCTGCGCCGGATCGCCGCCGCGGTCGCCGACGACCACCAGGTCCGCGGCGGCGCCGGGCGTCAGATGGCCACGCCCGCGCAGGCGCAGGATGCGCGCCGCCGCGGTGCTCGCCAGCGCCAGCGCCTGTCCGGCCTCCAGGCCGTGCTCGGTGGCCACGCGCAGTTCCTCGAGCAAGTCGCGCGCGCCGCTCAGCCGCGAGTCGCTGCCCAGCGCCAGGCGCCCGGCCGCGTGCAGTCGGCGTGGATCCAGGGTGCGGCCGAGCAGCGCCAGGTTGCTCGACGGGCACCACACCACCGCGGCGCCGCAGGCGAGGATGCGCGCGATGTCCCCCTCGCCCAGGCCGACGCCGTGGATCAGCACGCTGTTGGCAGCCAGGCAGCCAAGCCGCGCCAGGTCGTCCAGTTCGCCGGCGGCGACCGCATCGGTGCCTTCGGCCAGGTGGATCATCCACGGCTGCTCGGACGGCGTCGCGGCGAAGCTC
This window contains:
- a CDS encoding nucleotidyltransferase family protein; this translates as MSAQAPGQAQRPCSADVPAATPAAQPPLKRIGAGLRLATETLAQELARPGNAMPQWSRLQWQLAAAATAAHGIAPLLSRLSVWPDRDWSAFLAEQRAHVGDRYRRIAGLLERIDALAQDAGVAIVPLKGAALHANGLYLAGDRPMADIDLLVRAEDAARVGALLQQLGYVAEFAQWKHQTFRPLHAQAVAGLGEHRDTPINIELHARIQERLPLATVDISERVFPRDSRPGLNAYPSNGALMSHLLLHAAGGLCSRSLRLMHLHDIALLATRMSGKDWQVLCDDADGAPWWALPPLRLVLRYYRNAIPTAVLARLRAHCPPLLRLASRRFDLTRVSCSQLWLPALPGIEWARSFGEVARYLRQRLRPSAESRQERADMIRTQLWLQGQAWVTLPQRRRLLLRLLRPVPRMDALYAVRSALQGYAVEPRNLL
- a CDS encoding class I SAM-dependent methyltransferase is translated as MSAVPTLDPFDAYALWAASYPAHAHNPVMQAEQRAMLALLPPALHGQRVLDAGCGSGRYLLQALARGAGHATGVDLSPQMLARAAQELETAGGHARYSLRQGSVEALPVADADADLSICALVLGHLPQLLPALAELRRATRPGGSLLCSDVHPIGHALGWRRDFKADGRHYAVRHTQHLYSHWHAACAALGLAIEAVHEPMLDPVDIPAGAHFDPAALQVPVALVFRLRRLP
- a CDS encoding glycosyltransferase family 4 protein is translated as MHVAQINFVRTPPGLAPAQVFAHWPSLGDISEAVASAGTRVSVIQAAHGTEQLLRNGVEYHFADAGDDEDRRVGNVAGMVRALGADVVHVHGLEFAREACAMARRLPRLPILLQDHANRPPRWWRRGQWRQWYAAAAGIAFTSLELARGFVQAGLFAPSTRLFAIPESSCRFMPGDQAQARRDSGLHGAPCVLWVGHLSAGKDPLTVLDGVARAAARLPGLQLFCAFGSAPMRETVEDRIQRDPRLRGRVHLLGKVAHAQIQTLMRAADLFVSGSLSESCGYAALEALACGTPPVLTDIPAFRALTDCGRIGELWPCGDAGLLAEALVHAASELPAPARVRAHFDAQLSFAAVGRRWARAYAQLLEQPARSGA
- a CDS encoding amidohydrolase family protein — protein: MRAEFAAVDLCLRGARIVTPTGAVRAPLAVHGARIGATPSAAAIPIALHGHLVLPGLINAHEHLQVNAVPPLPQTAPFANSYAWIDAFAAHFRDPAVVAALQVPKALRLRHGALKNLLAGVTCVAQHDPWHAELDAADFPVALLREFGWSYALHGPAYGPPVTQSFAATPSEQPWMIHLAEGTDAVAAGELDDLARLGCLAANSVLIHGVGLGEGDIARILACGAAVVWCPSSNLALLGRTLDPRRLHAAGRLALGSDSRLSGARDLLEELRVATEHGLEAGQALALASTAAARILRLRGRGHLTPGAAADLVVVGDRGGDPAQSLVGLRRSELRAVVRDGRPRIADPDFVDWFAATGVAAVPVTLDGVPKLLAADLADPALLALEPGLEPRRHAPRAATSEAMQACNA
- a CDS encoding glycosyltransferase family 4 protein, which gives rise to MKLALVVPGGVDRSGEYRVIPVLLTLIERLARMHEVHVFVLHQEPVPARWALLGAHIHNIGDGRTRRRAVAAIRAEHRRAPFDLVQSIFSGHCSLIAVAAARLLRRPSAVHIAGGELVALHAIGYGGRRKWQGRLREALVLRLADAVTAASAPIVASLQALGIAADRVPLGVDLRAWPQRAPRPRTGGPARLLHVASLNRVKDQPTLLRALAALARAGVAFDLDIVGVDTLDGEMQRLAAHLGLSQRIRFLGFKTQRDLRPLVEAADLLVLSSLHEAGPMVLLEAAVAGVPTVGTAVGHLQEWAPSAALAVPTGDWAGLAEALRQVLADDGLRLRLAWSAQCIAVREDADHTARSFNALYRRLCPAAFERTHSL
- a CDS encoding B12-binding domain-containing radical SAM protein, coding for MPSTPNTLLVNPTITSRGNARFPLALLNLAAALDRQGDSRIIDGNVDRDFIDTALRALQEQRYDAVGISVMGGPQIAPSIALSTAIRERFPAMPIVWGGYFPTLYTDTALSAPYVDYAIRAQGEDTLPELVAALRGEGPELARIDGLSWKRDGEVVHNRNRGFSRGETAPALPYAKLGDPRQYLGRSFLGRRTASHQAALGCRFRCTFCGVAAMFGGATALPTAARLERELRYLKEELGADSIQFFDHNFFDREADMIPLLEVMAKLEMPWWCYARADALLNLSESTWALVRKSRLRMAYIGAESPSGAMLKEIRKGTRPDQTLQVAELCRRNGVIPELSFMVAPPQDSVRETEQTFEFIRELKRINPQSEIIVYVYTPLPETSRHEKDRGKRAAMPLLDLHGAPVVFPRTPEEWTQPQWVDYACHADAPWLDDALRQRIRDFVTVLGCRYPTAQDLRSPRWAKRGLSAMAAWRYRYRRYDRPWELNLANWLVKLRRPQVSGI